GAAAATCTATCCTAAGAAGGTAGTAAGGTTTAGAGCATCGAAAAATCTAATAAAATAAAATTGAATAAAAAAATGAAAAGACCAAAAGAATTAAATTTCCTTTGGTCTTTTTTTATATTAATAGTTAGTTTCTTTTATTTCAAAGAATGCTTTTGGATTTAAGCAAACTGGGCATTTAGCAGGAGCTTCAGGTCCTTCATGTACATACCCACATAAAATACATTTCCACCTGTTAGTTCCATCTTTTTTAAATACATGGTCAGTTTCCACATTTTCCAAAAGTTTTAAATATCTTTTTTCATGTTCAATTTCAACTTTAGAAATAAGTCTAAATACTCCAGCTATAACCTTGAATCCTTCTTTTTCAGCAACTTCTGCAAAGTGTGGATAAAGCTCTGAATGTTCTTCATGCTCTCCAGCAGCAGCCATTTTTAAGTTTTCCAAAGTAGTTCCAACATATCCAGCAGGATAAGCAGCCTGTATTTCAAGACCTTCTCCTCCTTCAAGGAAGCTAAAGAATCTTCTTGCGTGTTCTTTTTCATTTTCAGCAGTTTCTATAAAAATATTAGCAATTTGTTCATATCCTTCTTCTCTTGCTTTTTCAGCGAAATAAGTATATCTCATTCTAGCTTGAGATTCTCCAGCAAAAGATTTTAATAGATTTTTTTCAGTTTCTGTACCTCTAATAGACATTTTTAAAACACCTCCATAATATAATTACAAACTCTTTTAATTTCTATATATATTTTATTCTATTTAAATTTAAGGAATCCTTTTTTAAATAAAAAGAAAGTGACTTATTTAATCACTTTCTCAATTTAAATTTAGCTTAATTTTTTAGTCATTAATTCTGTAACCATATTAGGGTTAGCTTTTCCTTTAGAAAGTTTCATTACTTGTCCAATAAGTCCTTTTATAACTCTTGGTTTTCTTCCCTCATCAGAATTTTTATAATCTTCTACCATTTTAGGATTAGCATTGATAACTTCATCTATCATAGCTTCAATAGCACCAGTATCAGCTACTTGAACCATTCCTTTTTCTTTTACTATAACTTCAGGAGCTCTGTCATCAGTAAGTTTTATTTCAAAAAGTTCTTTAGCTATTTTTGTAGATATAACATTTTTTTCTATAAGAACAATTATCTCTCCTAAATGTTCTGGAGATATAGTAAACATATCAATTGTTATATTTTTTTCTTTTAGATTTCTCATAACTTCAGTCATAATCCAGTTAGAACTTAACTTAGGGTTATTAGAAGTTTTTACTACTGCTTCAAAATAATCAGCTAATTCAATATCTTCACAAAGAATATTGGCATCATATTCAGGAATAGCATAATCAGAAATAAATCTTGTTAGTTTATCAGCTTTAGATTCTGGCATTATTTTTTTAATATTTTCTATTTCCTCATCTGTAATAACAAGTTTTAAAAGGTCTG
Above is a window of Fusobacterium varium DNA encoding:
- the rbr1 gene encoding NADH peroxidase, producing MSIRGTETEKNLLKSFAGESQARMRYTYFAEKAREEGYEQIANIFIETAENEKEHARRFFSFLEGGEGLEIQAAYPAGYVGTTLENLKMAAAGEHEEHSELYPHFAEVAEKEGFKVIAGVFRLISKVEIEHEKRYLKLLENVETDHVFKKDGTNRWKCILCGYVHEGPEAPAKCPVCLNPKAFFEIKETNY